The region GTCTGTGCCAGTTTTAGGCATGAAAGAAGGAGAAGTTTTACAAACCATTAGAGGTACTACTCCTAGACCACAAGATGTACAGACAGGTTGCGAATTTGCAGATAGATGTGATTTTTGTACTGATAGATGTCGAGTAGGGGAAATTAAAGATCATGAAATAGAAGAAGGTCATAGAGTTAGATGTACTTTATTTGACGATATGGAGGGGGTGTAATTGATGGCTGAACGTGCTAATAAAGAATCTGAAAAATTATATGAGATAAAGGATTTGAAAAAGTATTTCCCTATATATGGAGGTTTTTTCAATAAGGAAGTAGGAGCAGTTAAAGCTTTAGATGGAATTTCCTTAGATATAAAAAGAGGCGAAACAGTAGGTGTAGTTGGTGAGTCAGGATGTGGAAAAACTACTTTCGGCAAAAATATTATGATGCTACAAAAACCTACTAGTGGAGAATTAATATATACTTTTAATGATGGACAAAAGGACATTGCAAAACTTAGTAAAGCTGAATTGTTTGAATTTAGAAAGAAAGTTCAAATGGTTTTTCAAGATCCTTATTCTTCTTTAAATCCACGTAAGAAAATATTTGATTCTTTTGATGAACCATTAAAGGTTCATGGCTATACTAATAAGGATGAACGAAAAGATATCATGGAGGAAATGTTCAAAATCGTAAATTTACAAACTGATTATCTCTATCGTTACCCTCATGAATTTTCAGGTGGTCAAAGACAGAGAATCTGTATTGCTAGAGCTCTTTGCATTAAGCCTGAACTAGTAATATGCGATGAACCTGTTTCTGCCTTAGATGTTTCTATACAGGCACAGGTATTAAATCTGATGAAGGAAATTCAAAGAAAGATGAATCTAACTTATGTTTTCATTGCCCATGATTTAAGTGTTGTTCAATATATGAGTGATCGAATTGTAGTTATGTATTTAGGAAAGGTTCTTGAGATTGCTGATTCAAGAGGATTATATGATAAACCCCTTCATCCGTATACACAAGCATTGCTTTCAGCTGTACCTATTCCATCGATAGAAAAGAAAAAAGATAGGATTATACTTGAGGGAGACGTTCCTAGTCCTATAAATAAGCCTAAAGGTTGTGCTTTTCACAATAGATGTGTTCACTGTATGGATATTTGTAAGGAAGTTGAACCTGAATTATTAGATTACTCTAATGATATGGGTCATCAGGTGGCATGTCATTTATATAGATAGATTGATTTGATATGGAGGTTTGAAGAAATGAAAAAATACCTATTTCTTGATAGAGGCATAATTGATGGACATTGGACATCGAATGCAATACTAAAATTGAATCAAATAACTAAGGACGTGGAAAACAATCCTATGTTTAGGGAAGACTATTTTTCCAATCCTAGTAGGCCTTGGGAAGTTAGATATGATAATGGTTATCCAAATGTTTTTTATGATAAAGAGTATGAGATATTTAGGTGTTATTATACCCTTTTTACTTATGATATAGAATCTCAAAATACTGCTTTAGAGGAAAGAACAAATAAACAATATATACCTACTAGTTCTCGTATTACATCTGTATGCTATGCAGAATCGAAGGACGGAGTTAATTGGGTAAAACCAAATTTAGGTCTTGTAGAATTTGATGGTAACAAGGATAACAATATTCTTATGCGTTATGGACATGGAACTAGCGTGCTTTATGATGAAGATGAAGTTGATCCAAATAAGAGATACAAACTTATGACTAAAATTGAGTATTCTCATGACAATCATTTTATGGCTGTAGCATTTTCATCTGATGGAATTCATTTTTCTGATTATATAGAGTGGCCAAAGTACAATCCTCAGGCAGACACATATAATTTTGTTTTTAGAGACAAGAAAACTAACAAGTTTATTATGATTACTAGGGTATGGAAAAATGGAGTTAGAATTGTTGCAAAGTGTGAAAGTAATGATTTTATTAACTGGTCAGAGCCAGAGGAGATTTTGAGAGGAAATGGCTTTGAAGATCAGATATACTCTATGCCAGTTTTCCAATATGCAGGTATATATTTGGGATTAGCATCGGTTTATCATGAAGGAGACAGGACTTTACCAGACTTCGACTTAGTGGATTTAAAGCTTAAGTTTGCTACTGACTTAAATAATTGGGATAGTATTTGTCCAGGTGAATGTTTTATTCCAAGAGGCGAAGGTATTTATCCTGATGGAGAATTTGATTGTGGATGTATTTATGCTAGTATTCCTGTAGAAATAGATGACAAGCTTTATTTCTATTATATGGGGGGCAATGGACAACATACTAACTTTAGAGAAACTTCTTTTGGAAGAGGGTTTATAGAAAAGGATAAATTTGCCTATTATACCCAAAGAGACGATGAGCTTGAAGGAGAATTGCATACAGGATTGTTTAGTATCTATGGGAATGATTTAAGTATTTTAGCAGATATTGAAGAAGATGGATATATTCTTATAGAACTTGAAGATAAATATGGAAATGCAGTACAAGGTTTTACTTTTGAAGATTGTATTCCTTTGAGAAAAGCTGATGGATTTAAAAAGATATCATTTAAAGATAAGAACTTACTAGAAATCGGAAACAAAAGTGTTAAGTTTAAGTTTAAATTCCAGAATTCAAAACTTTATGCTTTAAAGGGCGATATTGATAGTTGCAGAAGAAAATATTAGTTTGATTTAAAAGATTTAAGCAGAAGGATTAAGGAGGGGTTAATGTGTCAAATTTTAAGATTACCGATATAGTAGGAGTTATACCAGCATTAATTACGCCATTTGATGAAAATGAAAACTTTGATGAAGGAAGAATGAGAAATGTAGTTGATTTTTTAATTGAAGAAGGAGTTCATGGATTTTATTTAACTGGTAGTACTGGTGAGGGTTTTCTAATGACTCCAGATGAAAGAAAAAAAGTTGTAAAGGTTGTAGTTGATCAGGTTAATGGTAGGGTTCCTGTTATTGCACATATTGGAGCTATTTCTACTAAAATTTCTATAGATCTTGCTAAGGATGCCTATGAAACTGGGGTAGATGCTATTTCATCAGTGCCACCTTTTTATTGGAAGTTTAAAGATAACAATATTTTTAAATACTACGAGGATTTGTCAGGGTCAACACCTTTACCAATGATTGTATACAATGTTCCTCTTGCAGGTTTATTTGGATTTGATTTCATAAAGAGATTATCTACTATTGAGAATGTAAAAGGGATTAAATATACTGCATATACTCATCAAGATATTCACAAGGCAAAAGCTCAGATAGGTAAGGATTTTATGGTTTATTCTGGTGCAGATGAAATGGCTGTTTCAGGTCTTTTCAATGAAGCAGATGGAATCATCGGTTCTTTTTATAGTATGTTAGCAGATGTATATGTAGATATTTATAATAATATAAAGGCTGGAGAATTCAGTAAAGCTCAAATTAAGCAAAAGATAGCAGTTGATATTATCGAAGCTTCTCTGAAATATGATTACTATGCAGTAATAAAGGCTGCCATGAAGTGGATGGGATTTGATGGAGGTTATGTTCGTAGGCCTTTTAATAATTTAAGTTCATGTGAAGAGGAAAAAGTAAAGGATGAATTTAGAAAGATTAGAGATAGATATGGTGTTGAAGATATACGAGTACTAAAATCTATATAGAGAAGCTTAGGAGGCAGAAAAAATGGTAACAAAAGATGTTTTAAAGTTAATAAAAGGTGGATTAGTAGTATCCTGTCAAGCCCTTCAAAATGAACCTCTTCATAGTTCATATATAATGTCTAGAATGGCATATGCGGCTATGTTAGGTGGAGCAGTAGGAATAAGAGCCAATGGGGGAGAAGATATAGTAGAAATTAAAAAGACAGTAAATCTTCCCATCATAGGTTTAAGAAAGAGAGTTTATGATAATTTTGATGTATTTATAACACCTACTATGGTGGAAGTTAAAGAAGTTGTAGAAGCAGGAGCGGATATTGTAGCTATAGATGCAACAGACAGAAAAAGACCTGATGGCTTAACACTTAAGGAATTTGTAGAAGAAATTAGAAAAACATATCCAAATATTCTTATCATGGGAGATATATCGAAGGTTAGTGAAGGAATTGAATGTGAAAAACTTGGTTTTGATCTAGTAGGGACAACATTAAGTGGTTACACAGAAGATACAAAGAATAGAAAACTTCCTGATTTTGAGCTTATGAAAACATTAGTTGAAAAGCTTACAATACCTGTTTTAGCGGAAGGTGGCATAGGCTCTCCTGATGAGTTAAAAGAAGCTATGGATTGTGGAATATATGCTGCAGTTGTAGGAACTGCAATAACAAGGCCTATGGAAGTAACTAAGAAGTTTGTAAGTGCTATAAGTTGATTATAAGAATTCATTTTTAAGAGGAGATTATTAGGTGAGGGGGCATATCATGCGTATATTAGCATTTGACATAGGTGGGACATCTATAAAGTATGGTATTGTAGATGAAAAGGG is a window of Anaerosalibacter sp. Marseille-P3206 DNA encoding:
- a CDS encoding ABC transporter ATP-binding protein, which produces MAERANKESEKLYEIKDLKKYFPIYGGFFNKEVGAVKALDGISLDIKRGETVGVVGESGCGKTTFGKNIMMLQKPTSGELIYTFNDGQKDIAKLSKAELFEFRKKVQMVFQDPYSSLNPRKKIFDSFDEPLKVHGYTNKDERKDIMEEMFKIVNLQTDYLYRYPHEFSGGQRQRICIARALCIKPELVICDEPVSALDVSIQAQVLNLMKEIQRKMNLTYVFIAHDLSVVQYMSDRIVVMYLGKVLEIADSRGLYDKPLHPYTQALLSAVPIPSIEKKKDRIILEGDVPSPINKPKGCAFHNRCVHCMDICKEVEPELLDYSNDMGHQVACHLYR
- a CDS encoding dihydrodipicolinate synthase family protein, which encodes MSNFKITDIVGVIPALITPFDENENFDEGRMRNVVDFLIEEGVHGFYLTGSTGEGFLMTPDERKKVVKVVVDQVNGRVPVIAHIGAISTKISIDLAKDAYETGVDAISSVPPFYWKFKDNNIFKYYEDLSGSTPLPMIVYNVPLAGLFGFDFIKRLSTIENVKGIKYTAYTHQDIHKAKAQIGKDFMVYSGADEMAVSGLFNEADGIIGSFYSMLADVYVDIYNNIKAGEFSKAQIKQKIAVDIIEASLKYDYYAVIKAAMKWMGFDGGYVRRPFNNLSSCEEEKVKDEFRKIRDRYGVEDIRVLKSI
- a CDS encoding N-acetylmannosamine-6-phosphate 2-epimerase is translated as MVTKDVLKLIKGGLVVSCQALQNEPLHSSYIMSRMAYAAMLGGAVGIRANGGEDIVEIKKTVNLPIIGLRKRVYDNFDVFITPTMVEVKEVVEAGADIVAIDATDRKRPDGLTLKEFVEEIRKTYPNILIMGDISKVSEGIECEKLGFDLVGTTLSGYTEDTKNRKLPDFELMKTLVEKLTIPVLAEGGIGSPDELKEAMDCGIYAAVVGTAITRPMEVTKKFVSAIS